In Solimonas sp. K1W22B-7, the DNA window CCGCGTCGACGATCACGACATCCGGCTTAACAGCCAGCACGCGGGCGTTGACGATGGTGCCCGACTGCATGGATTGGCCGCCCTTGAGGCTGGCCTCGAACATTTCAGCAAAACTTTCGATCATTCCGAAAAACTCTTTTGTGGTGGTAGGTGGAACATCCGCCGCGTCCTTGCGGTCGGTCCTGGTGAATAGAAGAAACGGCCCACATCCTGTGGACCGGCTGTCTGCGGGGGAAATCAGAACCCGTAGCGACGCAGCAGGCTTTCCACTTTTCCGATGACCTCGGCAGGGGAAAGTCCCGTTGTATCAACCACTTCGGCCCCTTCGGCCGGCTTGAGCGGGGCGATGGGGCGGTTGCGGTCGCGCGCGTCGCGGGCGCGGATCTCTACGCAGAGACCATCGAGTGTAGCGGGTATTCCCTTATCGCTCAACTGCTTGTAGCGGCGTGCCGCGCGCTCGTCGGCGCTGGCATCCATGAAAATCTTGAGCGGGGCATCGGGAAATACCACGGTACCCATGTCGCGGCCGTCGGCGATCAGGCCCGGGGGACGGCGGAAGTCCTTCTGCAGCTGCAGCAGGGCCGCGCGCACCTCGGGCAGGGTCGCGATGCGCGAAGCCAGGGCGCCGGAGGTCTCGGCGCGCACCGCGTCGGCCCAGTTCTCGCCGTGGACCAGGATCGCCTCGTCATGCTCGGTGTCGCCGGCAAACTCAATGTGCAGGTCCGGCACCAGGGCCGCCACGGCGGAACCGTCGCTGTCCGGCACCCCTGCCCGCTCGGCGGCCAGCGCCAGGATGCGGTACAGGGCGCCGCTGTCCAGGCGGTGCCAGCCGCCCAGGCGCTGGCTCAGCCAGCGCGTCACCAGGCCCTTGCCGACGCCGCTGGGACCATCGACGGTGATGACCGGCGCCGGGGAGTCTGGGGAAATCAGGGACGGCATGTTCTGTTCAGGAGGTGGTCAGCGCGGCAAGCCGCGAAAAATAGTCCGGGAAGGTCTTGGCGACACAGCCCGGATCGTTGATGCGCACGGGCACGCCGCCGCAGGCGGCGAGCGAGAAGCTCATGGCGATGCGGTGGTCGTCGTAGGTGTCGATGGCCGCCGGGCGCAGCGCCGCGGGCGGCACGATGCGCAGGAAGTCGGGGCCGGCTTCGACCTCGGCGCCGAGCTTGGCCAGCTCCGCCGCCATGGCGGCGATGCGGTCGGTCTCCTTCACGCGCCAGCTGCCGATGTTGCGCAGCACGCTGGGGCCGTCGGCGAACAGCGCCACCACCGCCACGGTCATCGCCGCGTCGGGAATGTGGTTGAAGTCGGCGTCGATGGCCTTCGGCCGGAAGCCGGAGGCCAGTCCCGGCGAGCGCACCTCGGTCCAGTCCTCACCCTGCGTCACCTCGGCGCCCATCGCGGCCATCACCCCGGCAAAGCGCACATCGCCCTGCAGGCTGGCGCTGCCCATGCCCTGCACGCGCACCGGCCCACCGGCCAGCGCGCCCAGCGCCAGGAAATAGGAGGCCGATGAAGCGTCGCCCTCGACGGCAAACGTGCCGGGCGCGCGGTAGCGGGCGCCCGAAGCGACCGTGAAGCGCGGTGTACCGGCAGCGGTAGACGAACGCTGGACCTCGACGCCGAAGCGGCGCATCAGGGCGATGCTGAGCTCGATGTAGGGCTTCGAGATCAGCTCGCCTTCCACCTCCACCACCAGCTCATGCTCCCGCGCCAGCAAGGGCGCGGACTGCAGGATGCCGGTGAGGAACTGGCTGGAGGCGTCGCCGCGCACCCGCACCGGCTGCGCCGCACGCGCCTGCGCCGGCTCGATCAGCAGCGGCGGGAAACCCTCCAGCTGCTGGTAGCCGATGCGGGCACCGAGCGGGCGCAGGGCATCGACCAGGTCGCCGATCGGCCGCTCGTGCATGCGCGGCACGCCGGAAAGGCGATAGCGGCCCTCCATGAAGGCCAGCACCGCCACCAGCGTGCGCACCGAAAGGCCGGAGTTGCCGACGAAGATGTCCGCCTCGCGCAGCGGCAGGCGTGCCGCGCCCCGCACGCGCCAGCCGGCCTCACCGAGATCCTCCAGCGGCACGCCGCAGGATTTCAGGGCTTCACGCATCACGCGGGTGTCGTCGGAGTCGAGCAGGCCCGTCAGGACCGTTTCGCCTTCCGACAGCGCGGCCAGCAGCAGCGCGCGGATCGACACGCTCTTGGAGCCGGGCAGGCGCAGTTCGCCGCGCGCCGCGCGGATCGGCGCCAGATCGAGGAAGGGCGGTGAATGACTCATACCAAAAAACTCATTTGCCGCGGATGACGCGGATAAACGCGGATATACAAGATGTTTGATCTGTCTTGATCCGCGTTTATCCGCGTCATCCGCGGCTGAAATGCTTTTTTGAGGCTCATGACTTCTTCGTGGCGGCCGGTCTTTCGACCAGCTCCAGGTAGCGCTCGCGGGCATCGCGGGCGCGGGTATAGATGTCGAGGATCACCGGACCGTCGTCGTCGGTGATGGCGTCGCGCAGCTTCTGCAGTTCGCCGAGGTAGCCGTCGAGCGCGCCCAGCACCGCCGCACGGTTGGCGCGGGTGATGTCGTGCCACATCTTGGGGCTGCTGGAGGCGATGCGCGTGAAGTCGCGGAAGCCGCCGGCGGCGTAGGCGAAGATTTCCTTGCGCGAGTCCAGGGTGTTGAGGAAGTCCACCAGGGCGAAGGCCAGCACGTGCGGCAGGTGGCTGGTCGCGGCCAGCACCTCGTCGTGGTGCTCTGCGCTCATCTCGCAGACCACGCTGCCGGCCGCTTCCCACAGGGCGCGCACGGTGGCCAGCGCCGCCGGGTCCTGCCCTTCATGCGGCGTCAGGATGCAGCGGCGCCCCTGGAACAACTCGGCAAAGGAGGCTTCCACCCCGCTCTTCTCGTTGCCGGCCACCGGATGGCCGCCGACGAAGCGCGCCGGCAGCACGCCGAACACCGCCGCCACGTCTTCCTGCACCGACACCTTGGTGCTGCCGACGTCGGTCAGGATCGCGTCGTCGCGCAGCCAGGACGCCAGCTGCGACAGCACCTCGCGGGTCTGCAGCACGGGCACCGACAGCAGCACCACGTCGGCGTCGCGCACGGCCGCTTCCAGGGAATCGGCCGCGTGGGTCGCCACGCCGAGTTCGATGGCAGCGGCCACGCGCGCCGGATCGACGTCATAGCCGATCACTTCGTGCACGACCCCGGCCTTCAGCACCGCCCGCGCGAACGAGCCGCCGATGAGCCCCAGACCGATGATGGCGAGTCGCTGCACGCTCACGACGCGAGGATCTCCCTGAGCGCCGCCACCAGGCGATCGTTTTCCGCCTCGGTGCCGATGCTGAAACGCAGGAACTGCGGCATCTGGTAGGACGCCACCGGGCGCACGATCACGCCGCGCTGCATCAGCGCCTGGTTGATCGGCGCGGCGTCGCGGCCGAAGCCCACGGCGATGAAGTTGGCCTGCGAGGGCAGCACGCTCAGGCCCATGCCGCGCAGCACGGCGGTCAGGCGCGTGCGCTCGCGGTTGTTCAGTTCCACCGAGCGCGCCACGTGGTCCTGGTCGGCCAGCGCGGTTTCCGCCGCCAGCAGGGCCAGGCTGTTGTTGTTGAAGGGCTGGCGCACGCGGTTGAGCAGGTCGGCCAGTTCGGGGCTGGACAGCGAGTAGCCCACGCGCAGGCCGGCCAGGCCGTAGGCCTTGGAGAAGGTGTGGAACAGCACCAGGTTGGGGTACTGGTCGAGCCAGGCGCGCGCCGGGCTGCGCAGCGCCGGCTCCATGTATTCGTCGTAGGCCAGGTCCAGCGCCACCATCACCTGCGGCGGCACCTGCTTCAGGAAAGCCTCGATATCCGCCGGCGCCAGCCAGGTGCCGGTGGGATTGTTCGGATTGGCGATGAATACCAGCGACACATCGGGGTTGGCCTTCAGCGCGGTGGCGAAGGCCTGCATGTCATGCCCCAGCGGCTGCGCGTCATCGGCCGGACGCGCCGGCACCACCACCGCGCGGGCACTCTGCGCCTGCGTGATGATCGGGTACACCGCGAAGGCGTGCTGCGAGAACAGCGAGGCGCGGCCGGGGCCCAGGAACAGGCGTCCCAGCAGCTCGATGATGTCGTTGGAACCGTTGCCCAGGGTGATGCATTCCGGGGCGATGCCGCGGAAGTCGCCGATGGCCTTCTTCAGGCGGAAGCCGCCGCCGTCCGGGTACAGCGCCAGGTTGCCGTGGGCCAGCACCTCGGCGATCGCCGCCTTCACCGCCGGGCTCGGGCCCAGCGGGTTCTCGTTGGAGGCCAGCTTGATCGCGTGGCTGATGCCCAGGCGGCGCTGCAGCTCCTCGATCGGCATGCCCGGGGCGTAGGCCTCCAGGCTCAGCACGCCGGTAGCGGCGTTTTTCAGCAGGGGTGAGGTCACGGGACAGCCCTAGAACGGTGCGGTGGGATAGGAACCGAGGATCTTGAAATAGGCCGAGGCCGCGCGGACTTCCGCCAGCACCGACTCGATGCGCGGATCCAGTGCGTGGCCGCGGAAGTCGATGAAGAAGTAGTAGTCGTGCACCGCCGCGCCCTTGACCGGCCGCGATTCGATGCGCGTCAGGTCGATGTTCTCGCGGGCGAAGGGCTGCAGCAGCTTGAACAGCGCGCCGGGCATGTTGCGCTGCGCGGTCAGCACCACCGAGGTGACGTCGTCGCCGGTGGGCGACGGGTCGTGCTTGCCGATGATCAGGAAGCGCGTGGTGTTGTTGGGGTCGTCCTCGATGTTCGAGGCCAGGATGTTCATGCCGTAGAGCTTGGCCGCCTGCTGGCCGGCGATGGCCGCCCCGCCCTTCTCGCGGGCGATCAGCACCGCCTGGGCGTTGCTGGCCACGGTGTCCTTCTCGGCCTTGGGCAGGCGCGCATCCAGCCACTTGCGGCACTGCGCAAAGGACTGCTGGTGCGAGTAGATGTGCGTGATGCCCTCGATCGAGGTCTCGGTGGACAGCAGGCAGTGGTGGATCGGCAGCGTCACCTCGCCGCAGATGCGCAGCGTGGTCTGGGCCAGCTCGTCCAGGGTGTGGCTGACGATGCCGCCCAGGGAGTTCTCCACCGGCACCACGCCGTAGTCGGCATTGCCGGTTTCCACGTCGCGGAAGATCTCGTCGATCGCCGCCGCCGGGCGCGCCGTGATGCTGTCGCCGAAGTGCTTCTGCACCGCCGCCTGGGTATAGGTACCCTCGGGCCCCAGGTAGGCGATCTTCAGCGGCGATTCCAGCGACAGGCAGGCCGACATGATCTCGCGCATCAGCCGCGCCACCGTCTCGTCGGTCAGCGGGCCGGTATTGCGCTCCATCGCGCGGCGCAGCACCTCCGCCTCCCTCGAGGGGCGGTAGTGGTTGCCGGTGCTGTCGCCCATCTTTTCCTTGATGTGGGCGACATCCTGGGCGATGCGGGCGCGCTGCGAGATCAGCGTCTGGATCTGCTCGTCCAGGGCGTCGATCCGGGTGCGGGCCTGGGCCAGTTCGTTGTTCATGGGTGCCGTAACGAAAACAGGGAGCGCGATTGTACGCGCTCCCCTTGCCGTCCCCTAGCCCTTCCAAGACCAGGCAGTCCGCGAATGAACGCAAATAAACGCAAATTAATATTCCGGCCTATTCGCGTTCATTTGCGTCCATTTGCGGACCGATGTCTTCTTTAGGCTTAGCGGGCCGGGATGCAGCGCACCGACAGCACGCCCTGGATGCCCTGGAGTTCCTGCACCACGTCCTGGGCGCAGCCGGAGTCCACGTCCACGATGGTGTAGGCCAGATCGCCGCGCGACTTGTTGAGCAGGTCGGCGATGTTCAGGTTGTGCTTGGCCAGGGTCGTGGAAATCTGGCCGACCATGTTCGGCACGTTCTCGTTGACGATGCACAGGCGGGTCTTGCCCGGCAGCAGGGCCATCACCGCCTCGGGGAAGTTGACCGAGTTGCGCACGTTGCCCAGTTCCAGGAACTCGCGCAGCTGGTCGGCAACCATTACGGCGCAGTTGTCCTCGGCCTCGCCGGTGCTGGCGCCCAGGTGCGGGGTCGCGATCACGCGGGGGTGGCCCTTGAGGGCATTGCTCGGGAAGTCGCAGACATAGGCGTGCAGGCCGCCGGCGTCCAGCGACTCGATCACGGCCTTCTCGTCGACGATGGCCTCGCGAGCGAAGTTCAGGATGACGCCCTTCTTGGGCATCAGCTTGAGGCGGTCGGCATTGATCAGGCCGCGGGTGGCGTCCAGCAGCGGCACGTGCACCGAGATGAACTGGCTCTTGGACACCAGGTCGTCCACCGACAGGGCCTGGCGCACGCCGGAGTTCAGCTGCCAGGCGTTGGTCACCGTCATCGCCGGGTCATAGCCGTAGACCGTCATGCCCAGTTCCAGGGCGGCGTTGGCCACCTTGACGCCGATGGCACCCAGGCCGATCACGCCCAGGGTGCGGCCCGGCAGCTCGAAACCGACGAACTTCTTCTTGCCGTCCTCGACCGCCAGGTGCATGGCCTTGTCGTCGCCGTCGAGCTTCTTCACGAAGTCCAGGGCCTGCGGGATGTTGCGCGCCGCCAGCAGCATGCCGGACAGCACCAGTTCCTTGACCGCGTTGGCGTTGGCGCCCGGGGCGTTGAACACCACCACGCCGCGCTTGGACAGGGCCGCGACCGGGATGTTGTTGGTACCGGCGCCGGCGCGGCCGATGGCCTTCACGCTGGTCGGGATATCGAGCTTGTGCATGTCGGCCGAGCGCACCATCACGGCGTCCGGGCTGGACAGCTCGGAGGCGACTTCGTAGCGCTCGCGCGGCAGGCGCTCGAGGCCGAGGACGGAGATGTTGTTGAGGGTCTGGATCTTGAACATGGGAAGATTCCTTTAAAGATTTAGTCAGTCCGCTAATAAACGCAAATAAACGCCAATAGAAGAAATAATTTATTTGCGTTCATTCGCGTTCATTTGCGGACCAGAGTCTGTTGCGTCTCAGCCGCGCGTACGGGCGAATTCCTTCATGTATTCGATCAGCGCGTTCACGCCGTCCTGCGTCATCGCGTTGTACAGGCTGGCGCGCATGCCGCCCACCGAGCGGTGACCCTTCAAGCCCGACAGGCTGGCGGCCTTGGCGCCCTTGAGGAACTCCGCGTCCAGCTCGGCATTGGCCAGCACGAACGGCACGTTCATGCGCGAGCGGTTGGCCTTGGCCACCGGGTTGCTGTAGAAGTCCTGGCTGTCGATGTAGTCGTACAGCGCTCCGGCCTTGCGGGCGTTGCGCTCACCGATGCCCGCCAGGCCACCGTTGTCCTTGATCCACTTGAACACCAGGCCCGACACGTACCAGGCGAAGCACGGCGGGGTGTTCAGCATCGACTCGTTGTCGGCCATCTGCTTGTAATCGAAGATGCCCGGCGTGGTCGCCATGGCCTGGCCGATCAGGTCCTCGCGCACGATCACGATCGTGATGCCCGAGGGGCCGATGTTCTTCTGTGCGCCGGCGTAGATCAGGCCGTACTTGCCGATGTCGATTTCGCGCGACAGGATGTTCGACGACATGTCGGCCACCAGCGGCACGCCGTTGGTCTCGGGCTCCTGGTGGAACTCGACGCCGTGGATGGTCTCGTTGGGCGTGATGTGCACGTAGGCCGCGTTCGGATCCAGCTTCCAGTTCTTCACGTCCGGGATGCTGGTGAACTTGTCGCCCTCGCTGCTGGCGGCGATGTTGACCTTGCCGTACTTGCCCGCTTCCTTGGCGGCCTTCTTGCCCCAGTCGCCGGTCAGCACGTAGTCGAAGCCGGCCTTGCCGCGCAGCAGGTTCATCGGCAGGAAGGTGAACTGGCCGGTGGCGCCGCCCTGCAGGAACAGCACCTTGTAGTTGGCCGGGATACCCGCGATCTCGCGCAGGTCCTTCTCGGCGTCCTGGGCGATGCTCATGAATTCCTTGTCGCGATGCGACATTTCCATCACCGACATGCCCGAGCCGTGCCAGTCCAGCATTTCGGCCTGCACCTGCTCGAGTACGGCCAGCGGGAGGGTCGCGGGGCCGGCGCTGAAATTCACGATTCTTTTCATGGTCAATGTCCTGGGCAATGAGTGTTAAATGTTTTTCGTACCGCCACTTCTTCAGTGGGAGCGGCCTTGGCCGCGAAAATCCCACATTTACCGCCTGACCCATCGCGGCCAAGGCCGCTCCCACAAGGTCAAGCCCATTTCTCTACATCAAGGTTCGGCACCGCCGCGAACGCCTGCGGCCGGTCCGTCACCAGCACCAGTTGGTGCGACAGCGCCGTCGCCGCGACCAGCAGGTCGTAGGCGCCGATCTTCTCGTCCATCTGCTGCGCGTAGGCCGCCAGCGTCACCGCCTGCTGGGTCTCCGCCACGTCGAAGGCAATGACCTTCACGTTGGCAAAGAACTCCTTCAGCAGCTTGGCGTAGCGCGCCTGCGCCCGCGGCTGCGCCCGCAGCGCCGCCTCGGCTTCCATCCGGCTGATCGCCGCCACCGCGATGTCGCTGGGCTTGAGCTTGGACAGCTTCAGCACCACCGGCAGGCGGCCCTTGACCGCTCCGGCGATCACGTTGGCGTCCAGCAGGTACTTCACCAGCGAGTTTCCGCCGGGCCGCCAAGATGCTCGCGCCAGGCCTGGAAATCCAGGGTGTCCTGGGCCAGTTCCGGGGCCGGGTTGCGGAAGTGCGCCAATAGCGACTCCGGCCAGTCCTTTTCCTCGTTCCGCGCCAGCCATTCCTGCACCGCCATGGAAATCAGGCGGTTGCGCGTGACCCCCGCCCGCTCGACCGCCTTGTTCAGGCGTTCGATGGTGGCTTCGTCGAAATGGACGCTGAAATTCATGGACTTAGTATATCACCTAACAGGACATGTTAGTCAATATGGAATGCCCTGGAATGTAGGAGCCAGCTTGCTGGCGACCTCTAGCCTGTCGGCAGTCCCACAGGGATTTCCTGCGGTCACAAGCTGCCTCCTACATGTCCGGCCGAGTGGCCCGAGTCAGGCCGGCACGGCGAGCTGCTCCACCATGCTGCGCGCGATCTCGCGTTCGCCCATGACGATGAAGCTGGCGCCGCGCTTGCGCAGGTAGTCGACTTCGGCGTCGGAATGGGCGCGGGCGAAGATGCGCAGCTCGGGCTGCACTTCCCTGGCCTGCTGGATCACCTGCCCGGCCTCGAAGGCATTGGGCACGGCCAGGATCAGGGTGCGGGCCTTGGTCAGCTGGGCGGCGCGCAGGGTGGCGGGCTGGGCGGCATTGCCGACCAGCACCGGGATGCCCCGCTCGCGCAGGCGCTGCACGCGCTCGTCCTGCTCCTCGATCACCAGGAACGGCGTGCCCTGCTGCTGCAGGGTCTCGACCACGGCGCTGCCGACGCGGCCGTAGCCCACCACCACGACGTGATCGGAAATGACCGGGGTGTAGGCGCCCACGGCCCGCACCTGGCCCCAGCGCCGCTCCAGGCGATCCGAGATGATGAAGAAGAAGGGGTTGGCGATGATCGAGAAGATCGCGGCGGCCAGGATCACGTCGCGCGCGGTCTCGGTCAGCAGGCCCAGGTCCACGCCCAGGGTCGCCAGGATGAAGGAGAACTCGCCGATCTGCGCCAGGCTGGCGGCGATGGTCAGTGCGGTGCCGCGCGGGTACTTGAACGCCAGCACGATCACCATCGCCGCCAGCGACTTGCCCAGCACGATGATCAGGAAGGCCGCCAGCACCAGCCAGGGCTGCGTCACCAGGATCGAGGGGTTGAACAGCATGCCCACCGAGACGAAGAACAGCACGGCGAAGGCATCGCGCAGCGGCAGCGTCTCCTGCGCCGCCTCCGAACTCAGCTCGGACTCGCTCAGCACCATGCCGGCGAAGAACGCACCCAGGGCGAAGGACACGCCGAACAGCTGCGCCGAGCCGAAGGCCACGCCCAGCGCCACCGCCAGCACGGCGAGGCGGAACAGCTCCTTGGAACCGGTGCGGGCGATCATGTGCAGGATGCCGGGGATCAGGCGCCGCCCGACGATCAGCATGAAGGCGACGAAGGCGGCAACCTTGGCCAGGGTCAGCAGGATCGCGGCGAACACACTGGGGTTGCTGCCCGGCACGGCGTCCGGTACGCGCCCGCCCATGGCGCCGGCCAGGGCCGGCAGCAGCACCAGGGCCAGCACCATCGCCAGGTCCTCGACGATCAGCCAGCCCACGGCGATGCGCCCGCGATTGGTCTCGATCTGTCGCCGCTCTTCCAGGGCGCGCAGCAGCACCACGGTACTGGCCACCGACAACGCCAGACCGAAGACGAAGCCCTGTGCCATCGGCCAGTCCACCGCCCAGGCCAGCGCCATGCCCAGCAGCGTGGCCACCGCCATCTGCGCGATGGCGCCGGGGATGGCGATGCGCTTCACCGCCATCAGGTCGGCCAGCGAGAAATGCAGGCCCACCCCGAACATCAGCAGGATCACGCCGATCTCGGCCAGCTCCGGGGCCAGCGCGGGGTCGGCGACGAAGCCGGGGGTGAAGGGACCGACGACGATGCCGGCGAGCAGATAGCCTGCCAGCGGCGGCAGGCGCAGGCGGTGGGCCAGCGCGCCGAAGATGAAGGCCAGCACCAGGCCCATGACAATGGTCGCGATCAGGGGCGTGTGATGCGGCAAACGGGTTCTCCCTCTGGTTATGTCTCCGGTGTCATCGGAGGGGACTCGTGCGAGTCCCCTCCTCTGATCCCCGAAGCGGCGCCAAGTTCGGCACCGCAGATGATAACCGGGAGGCCTGCCGGCGGCGCTGCCGCCGGCAGGCGACCACGAAACAGCCTCAGGGCAGCGTGAACAGCATGTCGTGGAAGTTCTGCTGCGAGGCGGACAGGTCCTTCTTCTCGGTACCGTTCACCAGCACCCCGCCCTCGTCCACCAGCATGCGCAACGACTGGGTGCCCTCGTGCGGCAGCAGCGCTTCGATCGAACCGCCGCTGCTGTGCTGCACGGTGCCCAGGTACTGCGGCGCCGAGGTCGGCAGGCCATCCCAGCTGTAGAGGAAGAACTGCGCTTCCGGGTCGGAGCTGATGTGCCCGGCGACGATGTACATCTTGTTGTCGGTGGCCGACCAGACCATGCCACGGATGCCGTAGCCCCCGAGGTCCAGGCGGATCGCCTGGCCGAACACCGGCGTGCTGCCGGTGGCCGCCTGCAGCGGGTTCTCCAGCGTGACGACGATCGCCAGGTTGTTGATCAGCGGATTGCGCAGGCCGATGGCGACACGCGGCGTGGCGCCCGGCAGCTGCGCCAGGCCCTCGATGTTGAAGCCATCGATCTTCGGCGCCAGGTTCGGCACGGTGGCGGTGCCGAGCTTGGTGCGGTCCTTCAGCAGGTTGATGACGGCGGTATCCGGCTGCTGCCACTTGCTGCTGTCGAGCAGGTTTTCCAGCAGCGTTTTCGTGTAGCCGGTGACGGTCAGGCCAGTGGTGGCGCCGCTGCCCGAGATCGCCAGGCGCGCGAAGCGGTAGCGGTCGGCCTTGTACTCGCCGTCCTTGTTGCGGCCGTGCGAGGTGATCACCAGCAGGTCGTTGCCGATGCGCGCCGCGTCCTCGAAGTCCGCTTCCTTGGACAGGCCCAGGCCGCTGCCCAGGTCCCAGGTCTTGACCGAAGTGCCGCTGGTGCCGGCCTTGTACAGGCGCACGACGTTGGTCTCGTCGTTGAAGTTGATGAAGTGATCGCCCGCCCAGACCGCGGCGGAACCGTCGGAGGTGGTGTTGTAGGTGGCGGTGCCGGGGACGCCCGGCGGGGTCGGCGTGCCGCCGCCGGTCACGGTGAAGGCACTCGGCCAGGCCGGGGCGCTGCCGTCGTTGCCGGTCCAGTTGGCCTTGTTGGCGATGGCGGCCAGCAGCACGGCCTTGGTGCCGCTGGTGGGTCCGGTGTAGGCGTAGTTGTCCTTCTCGTTCAGGGCCACGGCGGTGGCGCCGTTGCTGAGGCCGGCCGGCAGCGCGGAGTTGTTGTTGCTGCTGGCATTGCTGGCCCAGCTGCTGCCGTCGTCGTTCACCGCGAACAGCGGCGTCGGGCTGGCGGCGCTGCCGCTGTAGACGGTGATCTGGTCGCCGCTGTTGGACACGTCGGACATGTTGAAGTTGATGACGCTGCCCGCGGCGACGCCGCCGGTCGGGGCGGTCCAGCTCACGTGGTTCTCGCCGCTGCGGAAACCGCCGGTGGACTTCCAGCCCTCGTCGGTGATGCCCAGCGTGGTGCCGGCCGGGAGGTCGACCAGCGCGACGAACGCGGTCTTGTCCGGCGCGTCGCTGTAGATGCCGATGACGGCGACGTCGCCCGGCTGCAGCGCGGAGGCCAGCGCCGGGACGGAAGCGATTGTTGCGAAAACCAGGGAACGGGCAAAGCGCATCTGGAACCCTCTTCGAATGTCGTTATGGGGAAACCGCTGGATTCCCGCGACAGCTGGAGCCTTGCGCTCCAGTCCGGGAAGCGCGCGACGCTACGCGTTTCCCGTGAAACTTCGATGAGGATTTGATGAATCGCCGACCGGCTTCCGGCGGCTGCTCATGAAGCAGCCGCCGGACCCTGCCGGATACCGCGGGGTCGCCGCTTACTCGGCGGCGTCGCCCGCGTCGGTTGCAGCATCGGGGGCAACGTCAGGCACGATCTCCGCACTGGCCTCCGGCGCGTCGATCGCCGGCAGCACCACGGCCTCGTCCTCGGCGACGTAGCGGTCCACGCCGACCAGGCGGTCGCCGTCCACCGGACGCATGATGCGCACGCCCTGGGTGTTGCGGCCGGCGATGCGCACTTCCGCGGCGCGGGTACGGATCAGGTTGCCGGACTCGGAGATCAGCATCAGTTCATGGCGGTCGTCGACCGTCACGGCGCCGATCAGGCGACCGGTCTTGTCGGTCAGCGCCTGGCCGATGACGCCCTGGCCGCCGCGACCGCGCTTGGGGAACTGGTCGATCGGCGTGCGCTTGCCGAAGCCGAACTCGGACACCGTCAGGATGTCGCCGGTCTCGGGCACGATCAGCGAGATCACGCGTGCGCTCTCGCCGTTGTCGGGCGTGTCGTCCGCGGCCTCGTCGGCCTCGGCGACCACGGCCTCTTCGCCCTCCTCCTCGGAACCGGCGAAGCT includes these proteins:
- a CDS encoding DUF3616 domain-containing protein, encoding MRFARSLVFATIASVPALASALQPGDVAVIGIYSDAPDKTAFVALVDLPAGTTLGITDEGWKSTGGFRSGENHVSWTAPTGGVAAGSVINFNMSDVSNSGDQITVYSGSAASPTPLFAVNDDGSSWASNASSNNNSALPAGLSNGATAVALNEKDNYAYTGPTSGTKAVLLAAIANKANWTGNDGSAPAWPSAFTVTGGGTPTPPGVPGTATYNTTSDGSAAVWAGDHFINFNDETNVVRLYKAGTSGTSVKTWDLGSGLGLSKEADFEDAARIGNDLLVITSHGRNKDGEYKADRYRFARLAISGSGATTGLTVTGYTKTLLENLLDSSKWQQPDTAVINLLKDRTKLGTATVPNLAPKIDGFNIEGLAQLPGATPRVAIGLRNPLINNLAIVVTLENPLQAATGSTPVFGQAIRLDLGGYGIRGMVWSATDNKMYIVAGHISSDPEAQFFLYSWDGLPTSAPQYLGTVQHSSGGSIEALLPHEGTQSLRMLVDEGGVLVNGTEKKDLSASQQNFHDMLFTLP
- the ybaL gene encoding YbaL family putative K(+) efflux transporter produces the protein MPHHTPLIATIVMGLVLAFIFGALAHRLRLPPLAGYLLAGIVVGPFTPGFVADPALAPELAEIGVILLMFGVGLHFSLADLMAVKRIAIPGAIAQMAVATLLGMALAWAVDWPMAQGFVFGLALSVASTVVLLRALEERRQIETNRGRIAVGWLIVEDLAMVLALVLLPALAGAMGGRVPDAVPGSNPSVFAAILLTLAKVAAFVAFMLIVGRRLIPGILHMIARTGSKELFRLAVLAVALGVAFGSAQLFGVSFALGAFFAGMVLSESELSSEAAQETLPLRDAFAVLFFVSVGMLFNPSILVTQPWLVLAAFLIIVLGKSLAAMVIVLAFKYPRGTALTIAASLAQIGEFSFILATLGVDLGLLTETARDVILAAAIFSIIANPFFFIISDRLERRWGQVRAVGAYTPVISDHVVVVGYGRVGSAVVETLQQQGTPFLVIEEQDERVQRLRERGIPVLVGNAAQPATLRAAQLTKARTLILAVPNAFEAGQVIQQAREVQPELRIFARAHSDAEVDYLRKRGASFIVMGEREIARSMVEQLAVPA
- a CDS encoding ribbon-helix-helix protein, CopG family, which gives rise to MNFSVHFDEATIERLNKAVERAGVTRNRLISMAVQEWLARNEEKDWPESLLAHFRNPAPELAQDTLDFQAWREHLGGPAETRW
- a CDS encoding PIN domain-containing protein: MKYLLDANVIAGAVKGRLPVVLKLSKLKPSDIAVAAISRMEAEAALRAQPRAQARYAKLLKEFFANVKVIAFDVAETQQAVTLAAYAQQMDEKIGAYDLLVAATALSHQLVLVTDRPQAFAAVPNLDVEKWA